The genomic stretch GCACACCGGCGCGGCGCTCGAGGCGCGAACACCATATTCGATCCGGTATGGCACGCTGGCGCGGCCGACCGCGGTCGCGGTGCTCAGCAATGCCTCGGAGCGGATATTGCCGGCGGGTTCGATCAGCCTGGCAAAGCCGGCGCCGGACGCCAGCGTGGCGGCGGGAATGTCCTGAAAGACCTCGTCGGCGCCGTCGGTCCAGACCATGCCGTCGGTGGCGAGGTCCCAGACGAACGCCGCCTGTCCCAGCGATTTGAGGATCGCCGCGGGCTGCGGTTGGCTGGGGAACGGCGCTGAAAAGGTCCTGTCCGCAGCCTGGTCGGCGAATCTGGCAGTCGCAAGATCGAAGGATGTCACGTTTGCCTCATTCTGGGACGCCTACGGGTGATTCCCTGTGAAAGAATAGGGTGCCAACATTGCTTAACGCTAGGTAAAGTTCTTAACGTCTCGGAAACCAATTTTTCGCTGCTCGTGGAACTACCAGACGGCATCGGCATAGGTCTTGCGATGCACCTGGCACAGGGGGCGCAAGCGTCCCAAAACCGCACAGAACGGGTCGCCATGCCGAGCAACTGGACCAGCAGCACGATCGACGACGGCGAAACCGCCGGTCAGGCCGATGCAGCCGATCATCGCGCCATGGTCAAGGCGGGCCCTGTCGCCTACCGCACCCGATATACCGACCAGCCGGTTCGCCCGAATTCGATCTTCGTGGCTCATCTGATGGCGATCGACCAGCATTCGCGGCAGCCTGGCGAGTGGCCCCAGGCCGCGCCCCAACAGGCGTCGGCGGCCTACCGGTCGGTGATCGGTCGCGATTTCGCTGCCGCCGGGGGGCGGATGAGGCGGGACTCCTGACGCCCGGTAGGCGTCAATAATGCATAAAAACAGTGACTTAGCGGCGCGGCGCGGGGGATTCGGCGTCCGGCTCCGGATCAGGCGTCGGCATATTCGCGGGTTCGGCCTGCGGCGCCGCGGCAGGCGTCGTCACCGCGACCGGTTCCGGGCGATCCAGCAGAACAGTTTCGGCAACCAATGTGGCGGCGGGCAGCTCCGGCGGCGGTGACGCCTGCTCGGGCTGCTGCGGCGGCGGCGCTTTGGCGGGCGCGGTCGGAGCCTTGCGGGCGACGCGCGGCTGCGGCCGCCGGTGCAACGCGATGCCGGCGAGGACGTCGACCAGGGCCAGCAAGGCCAGCACGAAGAAGGTGGAGTTGCCGAATGGCGGCAGCAGGATGAATTCCGCGGCCGCGCAGGCGAAGACCAGCAGCGACAGCAGATGGTCGGTGACATATTTGGCGCCGGGGCGGGCGCCCTTGATCACCTCGAGCAACAGCAGCAAGGCGCCGAGCGAGAGCAGCACATCGCTGACGGTGAACGTCCAGGCGGCCCCCGATGGCAGCGTTAGTGTCGCAAGCGGCGCGGTGAACGCGACGCCCGGCATCAAGAAGACGAGGATGTTGCAGATCGCGAGCGGAATCAGCAGCAGCGGGAAACCGACTATGGCCATCGGTAGTGCTTTCCGTCGTCCCGGAACCGCGGGGGACGATCAACCAACCACTGCGGAGCTGGCGTCAGCATCCGGTCGCGAGAGCTAGCGCCAATGCTGGATCCGCAACGGATATGCCGAATTGCCGGACCGATTCTGCGTCGCCTGAACCGGAGCGAGGAGCCAAACGCCGTTGTCGCGGCGCGCCGTGCCGGCGCGCCGTCGCGGGTCAGGAGTCTTTCTTGACCTTCAGGACCTGGCGGCCCTTGTACATCCCGGTCTTCAGGTCGAGGTGGTGAGGGCGGCGCAATTCGCCGGAATCCTTGTCCTCGGCATAGGTCGGGGTCTTCAGCGCGTCCGCGGAACGACGCATGCCACGCCGCGAGGGCGAAGTTTTTCTTCTCGGAACGGCCATTTCGAAAGTCCTTGCAGGGATGTGGGGTGTCGTCCGCAACCGGACGGCCCGGCGCTTTCGCGCGAGCGAACTGCTGATTAGGCCGGGCTTATAACGGAACGAGGTCGCCAAAGCTAGAGCGTTTTCGAGCGAAGTGGGTACCGGTTCGCGTGACGAAAACGCGTCAAAACAACAATCAAGACCTCCTGTTCTGATCTACCAGAACCGGAATTGCGCGAGAGCGACCGGCGACCGAAATCGCCGAAATGGCTCAGGAGCCGCGATTTGCGTTCCAGCACCGCCCAAGTTCCGACGACTGCGCTCGCGCGACATATTTCGACGCCAGACGGCGCACCCCGCGGCCCGGATTGCGGGCGCTGCGGCTGATCGGGTTGGGCAGGATCGCCGCCATCAGCGCGGCCTGGCGGGCGGAGAGCTGCGAGGCACCGCGTCCAAACGCATATTGGGCGCCGGCCTCGGCGCCGAACTGCCCTTCCGGCCCCCATTCGGCGATATTGAGGTAAATCTCCAGCACCCGCTGCTTTGACAGCACCAGATCGATCCACAGCGCCAGCGGAAATTCCAGCGCCTTGCGCACCACGCTGCGGCCCGGCCACAGGAACAGGTTCTTGGCCACCTGCTGGGTGATGGTCGAACCGCCGCGCGCGGCCTCGCCATCCTGCAGGTCGTCGATGACGTCGCGCACCGAATCCCAGTCGATGCCCCGATGGCTGCAGTATTTGGCGTCTTCGGAACCGACCACGGTGCGCGGCAAGGCCGCTGAGATCGCATCCAGATCGACCCATTGCCGCGACACCGGCGCGCCGGACAGCCAGCGCCAGGCCATCAAGGTCGAGACCGGATGGCCGGTGCCATAGAACGGCGTCAGCAGATAGGGCAAGGCCAGCAGACCCAACACCACCATGATGGCAATACGGATCAGTCGTCTCATGCGGCCTCGATGCCGTGCCTGCCGGCCGGTCGGGCCGCCATACGGGCGTCGCGGCTGGCGACAGCGGAAGCCACATAAGCGGGCATTTACGGTCTCCGATGATCGTTGCCGGCCACGCCGAGCGCAGAATTGACGAAGCCGGTGCCATGATGAATGGTCCCGCCAACATTATCTGGAGCACTTCCGAATGGCCACCGGCACTTCCTCGATCGACTTTGCCAAGCGGCTCGATGCCACCGCTGACGATACCGAAGCCCTGCTTGCCCGCCTGCTTGGCGACGATCTGTTGCCCGACGAAACCGCGCGGCCGCCGCGGCTGATGGAGGCGATGCGCTATTCGAGTCTCGGCGGCGGCAAGCGGCTGCGGCCGTTCCTGGTGGTCGAGAGCGCGGCGGTGTTCGGCGTCCAGCGCGAGGCGGCGCTGCTGGCCGGGGCGGCGCTGGAGTGCATCCATTGCTATTCGCTGATCCATGACGACCTGCCGGCGATGGACAACAGCGATCTGCGCCGCGGTCGCCCGACGCTGCACAAGGCCTATGACGACGCCACCGCGATTCTAGCCGGCGACGCGCTGCTGACGCTGGCGTTCGACATCATCACCCGGGACGAGATCCATCGCGATCCGCTGGTGCGGTTGCTGCTGACCCGGGCCTTGGCGCGGGCCTCCGGGATCGGCGGCATGGCCGGCGGACAGATTCTCGATCTGGCCGGCGAGGGCCGCTTTGGCGATCGCGAGCCGGTCGACGTGGCGCGGTTGCAGCAGATGAAGACCGGCGCGCTGCTGCGCTTCGGCTGCGTCGCCGGCGCCATTCTCGGCCAGGCCTCGGCCGAGCAATACAAGGCGCTGGAAGATTATGGCCGCGCGCTCGGCGAGGCATTCCAGATCGCCGACGACCTGCTCGATGTCGAAGGCGACGCCGAGGCGCTCGGCAAGCCGGCCGGGGCCGACGCGGCGCTCGGCAAGACCACCTTCGTCACCCAGCTTGGCATCGACGGCGCCAAGCGGCGGATCGCCGATCTCTTGGCGCGCGCCGATCAGGCGTTGTCGGTGTTCGGCGCCAAGGGCGACGTGCTGCGCGCCGCCGCGCATTTCGTCGCCGCGCGAAAGAACTAGCCCGCATGGCCGAGCAGGAGATCGACGATCCGCGGCTGTTGCGTTTTCGCAAATTGCCGCGGCCGGTTCGTGTGGTCTATGCCCGGCCCCGGCTGTTCATCGCGATCCTGATCGGGATCGTCGCCTTTGTCCTGCTGCCGGGGTCGCTGCGGCTGGTGACCCGGCTGCTGATCGGCTGGGACGTTTCGCTGGCGCTCTACCTGATCCTGGCCTTTGCGATGATGTACCGCTGCGGCGTCGAGCATATTCGCCGCAACGCCGTCCTGCAGGACGACGGTCGCTTCCTGATCCTGATGGTGACGTCGATCGGCGCCTTCGCCAGCATGGCGGCGATCGTCACCGAGCTTGGCGCCTCGCATCGCGGCGCCGCCGAGCTGACGCTGGCGACGCTGACCATCGCGCTGACCTGGGCGGCGGTGCACACCACCTTCGCCCTGCACTATGCGCATGATTTCTATCGCGGCACGCCGGGCGGGCTGGCGTTCCCCGGCGAAACCGCCGAGCCGGATTATTGGGACTTCGTGTATTTCTCCTTCGTGATCGGGATGACCGCGCAGGTCTCCGATGTCGGCATCACCGACAAGACGATCCGTCGCACCGCCACCGCGCATGGCGTGGCCGCCTTCGTCTACAACACCGCGCTGGTCGCCCTGATGGTCAACATCGCCGCCAGCGCGATCTGACCGGGCCGGCCGTGAGGCGGCTCCGGGCCGAAGCCGTATCCCTTGACCCGGTGCCGCAGCCGGGCGATTTCATGATCTGATGTCTCAGCAAGCCGGGTCAGGTTCGTCGTGGAAGCCAAGTTTCAGATCTTCCTGACCTTGCTGGCGGTGCTGGCCGGCACCGCGCTGCTGGCGCGCCGGCTCAATGTCGCGCCGGCGATCCTGCTGCTGATATCCGGCATCGCACTGGCCTTCGTCCCCGGCATGCCGGGGATCGAACTGCCGCCGGAGCTGATCCTGCTGCTGGTGCTGCCGCCGCTGATCTATTCCGCCGCGGTGGCGATGAGCTGGCGCGAATTCTGCTCCAATCTGCGGCCGATCGCCCTGCTGGCGATCGGCTGCGTGATCTTCACCGCCTGCGCGGTGGCGGTGGCGACGCACTATCTGATCGGGCTGCCCTGGAGCGTCGGCTTTCTGCTCGGCGCCATTGTGGCGCCGCCGGACGTCGTGGCACCACTGGCGATTGCCCGCAAACTCGGGCTGCCGCGGCGGATCCTGGTGGTGCTGGAGGGCGAGGGCCTGGCCAATGACGCCACCGCGCTGATCCTGTATCGCTTCGCCGTGGTGGCGATCACCACCGGGGCGTTCTCGCTGCCGCAGGCGTCCGCGACCTTCGTGGCGATTCTCGCCGGCGAAGTGCTGTTCGGCGCCGCGGTCGGCTGGCTCAGCCTGCGCGCCCGGCATTGGGTGCGCGATCCGCAGATCGAAATGACGCTGTCGCTGCTGACGCCCTATATCGCCTATTGGATTCCCGAGCATCTCGGCGGCTCCGGGGTGATCGCCACGGTGGCCTGCGGGCTCTATATCAGCTGGAACGGCCCTTTACTGATCCCGTCGGCGACCCGGCTGCAGGGCATCTTCTTCTGGGATCTGGTGATCTATCTGATCGAGGGCATGCTGTTCCTGCTCACCGGCTTTCAGATGCGGGTGCTGCTGGAGAAATCCAAGGAGTTTCCGTTCGGCGACATCCTCACGGCCAGCATTCTGGTGGCGGCGATCGTCATCGTGGCGCGGTTCGCCTGGGTCTATCCGGCGAGCTATCTGCCGGGGCTGCTGAGCAAGCGGTTGCGCGCGCGCGAGCCGCTGCCGAACAGGCGCGCGGTGTTCGTGGTCGCCTTTACCGGCGTGCGCGGCGCGGTGTCGCTGGCCGCGGCGCTGGCGCTGCCCTATGCGCTGCCGGGCGGCGAACTGTTTCCCGACCGCGACCTGATCCTGTTCGTCGCGTTCGGCGTGATTTTGATCACGCTGATCGGGCTTGGGCTCACCTTGCCGGCGGTGGTCCGGCTGCTCGGCGTCGCCCGCGCCGGCAAGGACGAATATGCCGCCGAGCGCGATTCGGAAATCGCGGCGCGGCGCGAGGCGCTGGCCGCAGCACTTGCCTCGCTCGACGCCATGACCAATGACCGCGAATTGTCCGACGAGGTGGTCAAGCTGCTGCGGGCGCGGCACGAGACCCGCGCCAATCTGCTGCCGGTCTCGTTCGGCCCCGATCGCGACCAGGTCTCGGCCACCGGCATCACGCTGGTCCGCGAGTTGATCGCGGCGGAGCGTACATTCATCCATCGGCAATTGCGCGACGGCAAGATCACCGACGAAAGCCGCCGCCGCATCGAACGCGACCTCGATCTCGAAGAGGCGAGCCTGGCCAATCGCGAGGTCGGGACGGGGACGGTGTAGCCGCAGGCCCCGCGGTCGCGGTGGCTGGCGTGGCTACGTCACCGGACGTCAATCAGCTTTTGAGCGAACCGCCATCCGCCCGGAGCTCGTTGTCTCCAATAGCCGCGCCAGCGTGTCGGCGAGGGCGCGGAATTCGGCGTCGCCATAGCCGCGGGCGGTCATGAATTGGGTGCCGATGCGCAACGCATAGTGGCCGGCGGCGGTGGGGTCGGCGCAGGTCCCGACCAGGATCGCATCGCGCTCCAACGCCTTCATCGTCTCGGCCGGCATCATGGCGCCGTCGATCGGGATCAGGATCTGGTGGGTGAACAGATCGCCCGGTCGCGGCGCGATCACTGCCACGCCGCGGGCGTCGAGCGCTTCGGCCAGCACCGCCGAATTGGCGCAGATCCGCCGGGCGTAATCGCCGGCGTCCCGCTCGGCGTCGATCAGCGTGACCAGCAGCGACGGCAGCCGGCCTGCGTCGTAATTGGCCAGCATCTTGTCATCGATCAGCCTGGCGAGCCGTTCGCCATCGGCCGGGTTGCGGCCGGCGATCACGCTGTGCGGCCGGCCCGGCAGCGTCTTGTAGGTGGAGCTGGTCAGCACGTCGACGCCGAGCGCCAGCGGATTGGGGAAGGTGCCGCCGATGATCAGGCCCAGCACATGCGAGGCGTCGAAGATCGTCATCGCCCCCACCGCCTGGGCGCTGGCGACCACCGGGGCGATGTCGTCGGGCGTGATCATCACCGAGCGGCCGAGCAGCACCAGAGCGGGCCGGCGTTCCTGGACCATGGCGGCGGCCGCCGCCGCGTCGAGCCTGCGGCACCCGGCATCGAATGGCAGTTCCTCGACCGTGAGCCCGGCGAGATCGGGGGTGCCGCCGCGACGCTGGCTGAGATGGCCGCCATGGGCCGCGGCCGGCCCCAACATCAGCGCGCCAGGCGCACCGAAGGCGTGGAACACCGCGAGGTTGGCGATGGTGCAGCTCGGCAGCCGCGGCTCCGCCCAGTTCGCGCCAAGCAGCGCGCAGATCTTGCCGCGGATCGCGACTTCGAGCTCCGACACCAGATCAGTGTCGGGCTGTTCCTTGGCAAAGCTCGGTCCCATCGCCGGATAGGCGCTGAGCGCGGGCGTATAGGCGGCCTGGGCGGCGGGGCTCGGCATGCTGGCGCCGGCATAAAGCACGATGCGGTCGCGCAGCAGCGCGTCGCCGCGCGCGGCCGCTCGTTCGAGCAGCCGTTGTTCATTGATGTCCATCACTTGGTGGTTTCCTTCAGCCCGTTCGCCGGCCGGGTCGGTTTAGTGCGACAGGATCTTCGACAGGAATTGCTGGGCGCGCTCGCTGCGCGGCTGGCCGAAGAATTCCTCGGTGGCGGCGTCCTCGACGATCTCGCCGCTATCCATGAAGATCACCCGGTTGGCCACCTTGCGGGCGAAGCCCATCTCGTGGGTCACCACCATCATGGTCATGCCCTCGCTGGCGAGCTGGACCATGACGTCGAGCACTTCCTTGATCATTTCGGGATCGAGCGCCGAGGTCGGCTCGTCGAACAGCATCAGGACCGGGTCCATCGCCAGCGCGCGGGCGATCGCCACGCGCTGCTGCTGGCCGCCCGAAAGCTGGCCCGGGAATTTGTCCGCATGGGCCGACAGCCCGACGCGTTCGAGCAGCGCACTGCCCTTGGCCAGGGCTTCGGCGCGGCTGCGGCCCAGCACCTTCACCTGCGCGAGCACCAGATTCTCGGTGATCGACAGATGGGGGAACAGCTCGAAATGCTGGAACACCATGCCGACCTTGGCGCGCAGCAGCGACAGATTAGTCTTCGGCGCGCCGACATCGACGTCGCTGACGATGATCGTTCCGCTGTCGATCGGCTCCAGCCCGTTTACGGTCTTGATCAGCGTGGATTTGCCGGAGCCGGACGGTCCGCAGACTACCACGACCTCGCCTTTGGCGACCGAGGTCGTGCAATGCGACAATACCTTGAAGTCGCCATAGGACTTCGAGACGTCCCTTATCGAAATCATCGTCATGGCAGGTCCTAATTGATGATCGCGACGCGCTTCTGCAGCCGTCGCACCGCGAACGATGCCAGAATCGAGATCACGAAGTAAACGGCTGCGGCGAACAGATACATCTCGAGCAGACGGCCGTCGCGCTGGGCGATCCGGGCCGCCGCGCCGAGAAAGTCGGTGATCGACAGCACATAGACCAGCGAGGTGTCCTGAAACAGGATGATGGTCTGGGTCAGCAGCAGCGGCAGCATGTTGCGCAGCGCCTGCGGCAGCACGACATAGGCCATGGTCTGCGCGCCGGTCAGGCCGAGCGCATGGGCCGCCATGGTCTGGCCGGTCGGCAGCGACTGGATGCCGGAGCGCACGATCTCGCAGAAATAAGCGGCCTCGAACAGCGTGAAGGTGACCACCGACGACCAGAACGGATCGATCCGCACCGGGCGCGGCGATCCGAGCAGCCATTGCACGACGAACGGCACCAGGAAGTAGAACCAGAAGATCACCAGCACCAGCGGCAGCGAGCGCAGCAGATTGACGTAGATCGCGGCAAAGCCCGAGAGGATCGGAAAGCGCGACAGCCGCATGATGGCAAGCACGGTGCCGATCACGATGCCGAGCAGCGTGGCGCAGGCGGTCAGCGCCAGGGTGAAGCGCATCCCGGTAAAAATCAGATAGGGCAGCGCGTTGACGATGGTCTGGAGGTCGAAGCCGGATAGCATGTCAGAGCGCCTTGATCTTGGGCGTCTTGCCGCCATAGCCGGGGACCAGCGCCAGCCGTTCGACGCTCCGCATCGTGAAGACGGTGGCGAGATTCAGCATCAGATACAGCACGGTCGCGGCGGTGAAGGCCTCGAATACCTGGAAGCTGTTCTCCTGCATGGCGCGGGCGCTGCCAGTGAGTTCGATCAGGCCGATCGCCAGCGCCACCGAACTGTTCTTGGTGCAGCTGAGAAATTCCGACGTGATCGCCGGCACCACGATCCGGAAGGCCATCGGCAGCAGCACGTAACGATAGGTCTGCGGCAGCGTCAGGCCGAGCGCTTGGCCGGCCATCCGTTGGCCGCTCGACAGCGTTTCCAGGCCGGCGCGCACCACTTCCGCCATGCGGGCGGCGTGGTAGCAGCCGAGGCAGATCACGGCGGTATAGAACGAAGCGTTGGGCAGATGTTTCAGGGCCATGCCGGCGTCGCGCGGCA from Rhodopseudomonas sp. BAL398 encodes the following:
- a CDS encoding amino acid ABC transporter ATP-binding protein, which produces MISIRDVSKSYGDFKVLSHCTTSVAKGEVVVVCGPSGSGKSTLIKTVNGLEPIDSGTIIVSDVDVGAPKTNLSLLRAKVGMVFQHFELFPHLSITENLVLAQVKVLGRSRAEALAKGSALLERVGLSAHADKFPGQLSGGQQQRVAIARALAMDPVLMLFDEPTSALDPEMIKEVLDVMVQLASEGMTMMVVTHEMGFARKVANRVIFMDSGEIVEDAATEEFFGQPRSERAQQFLSKILSH
- a CDS encoding polyprenyl synthetase family protein — its product is MATGTSSIDFAKRLDATADDTEALLARLLGDDLLPDETARPPRLMEAMRYSSLGGGKRLRPFLVVESAAVFGVQREAALLAGAALECIHCYSLIHDDLPAMDNSDLRRGRPTLHKAYDDATAILAGDALLTLAFDIITRDEIHRDPLVRLLLTRALARASGIGGMAGGQILDLAGEGRFGDREPVDVARLQQMKTGALLRFGCVAGAILGQASAEQYKALEDYGRALGEAFQIADDLLDVEGDAEALGKPAGADAALGKTTFVTQLGIDGAKRRIADLLARADQALSVFGAKGDVLRAAAHFVAARKN
- the mtgA gene encoding monofunctional biosynthetic peptidoglycan transglycosylase translates to MRRLIRIAIMVVLGLLALPYLLTPFYGTGHPVSTLMAWRWLSGAPVSRQWVDLDAISAALPRTVVGSEDAKYCSHRGIDWDSVRDVIDDLQDGEAARGGSTITQQVAKNLFLWPGRSVVRKALEFPLALWIDLVLSKQRVLEIYLNIAEWGPEGQFGAEAGAQYAFGRGASQLSARQAALMAAILPNPISRSARNPGRGVRRLASKYVARAQSSELGRCWNANRGS
- a CDS encoding glycine hydroxymethyltransferase gives rise to the protein MDINEQRLLERAAARGDALLRDRIVLYAGASMPSPAAQAAYTPALSAYPAMGPSFAKEQPDTDLVSELEVAIRGKICALLGANWAEPRLPSCTIANLAVFHAFGAPGALMLGPAAAHGGHLSQRRGGTPDLAGLTVEELPFDAGCRRLDAAAAAAMVQERRPALVLLGRSVMITPDDIAPVVASAQAVGAMTIFDASHVLGLIIGGTFPNPLALGVDVLTSSTYKTLPGRPHSVIAGRNPADGERLARLIDDKMLANYDAGRLPSLLVTLIDAERDAGDYARRICANSAVLAEALDARGVAVIAPRPGDLFTHQILIPIDGAMMPAETMKALERDAILVGTCADPTAAGHYALRIGTQFMTARGYGDAEFRALADTLARLLETTSSGRMAVRSKAD
- a CDS encoding DUF1345 domain-containing protein; this translates as MAEQEIDDPRLLRFRKLPRPVRVVYARPRLFIAILIGIVAFVLLPGSLRLVTRLLIGWDVSLALYLILAFAMMYRCGVEHIRRNAVLQDDGRFLILMVTSIGAFASMAAIVTELGASHRGAAELTLATLTIALTWAAVHTTFALHYAHDFYRGTPGGLAFPGETAEPDYWDFVYFSFVIGMTAQVSDVGITDKTIRRTATAHGVAAFVYNTALVALMVNIAASAI
- a CDS encoding amino acid ABC transporter permease: MLSGFDLQTIVNALPYLIFTGMRFTLALTACATLLGIVIGTVLAIMRLSRFPILSGFAAIYVNLLRSLPLVLVIFWFYFLVPFVVQWLLGSPRPVRIDPFWSSVVTFTLFEAAYFCEIVRSGIQSLPTGQTMAAHALGLTGAQTMAYVVLPQALRNMLPLLLTQTIILFQDTSLVYVLSITDFLGAAARIAQRDGRLLEMYLFAAAVYFVISILASFAVRRLQKRVAIIN
- a CDS encoding Na+/H+ antiporter; translated protein: MEAKFQIFLTLLAVLAGTALLARRLNVAPAILLLISGIALAFVPGMPGIELPPELILLLVLPPLIYSAAVAMSWREFCSNLRPIALLAIGCVIFTACAVAVATHYLIGLPWSVGFLLGAIVAPPDVVAPLAIARKLGLPRRILVVLEGEGLANDATALILYRFAVVAITTGAFSLPQASATFVAILAGEVLFGAAVGWLSLRARHWVRDPQIEMTLSLLTPYIAYWIPEHLGGSGVIATVACGLYISWNGPLLIPSATRLQGIFFWDLVIYLIEGMLFLLTGFQMRVLLEKSKEFPFGDILTASILVAAIVIVARFAWVYPASYLPGLLSKRLRAREPLPNRRAVFVVAFTGVRGAVSLAAALALPYALPGGELFPDRDLILFVAFGVILITLIGLGLTLPAVVRLLGVARAGKDEYAAERDSEIAARREALAAALASLDAMTNDRELSDEVVKLLRARHETRANLLPVSFGPDRDQVSATGITLVRELIAAERTFIHRQLRDGKITDESRRRIERDLDLEEASLANREVGTGTV
- a CDS encoding amino acid ABC transporter permease; translated protein: MSYHWNWWIFFEPSLDGTHTWLETMFWGLGWTIATSVAAFAIALVLGSLVGVARHAPVGWMRAAGTVFVELFRNVPLLVQMFLWYFVLPELLPRDAGMALKHLPNASFYTAVICLGCYHAARMAEVVRAGLETLSSGQRMAGQALGLTLPQTYRYVLLPMAFRIVVPAITSEFLSCTKNSSVALAIGLIELTGSARAMQENSFQVFEAFTAATVLYLMLNLATVFTMRSVERLALVPGYGGKTPKIKAL
- the rpmF gene encoding 50S ribosomal protein L32, which codes for MAVPRRKTSPSRRGMRRSADALKTPTYAEDKDSGELRRPHHLDLKTGMYKGRQVLKVKKDS